ATAAGGCTGAACCTATAATGCCGACAATAGGGATTAATAAAGCAAAAGGCGTTACTGCTGCGGCCTTGTGATTTTTAAGTAGCCAACCCCATATTGCGAATGCAATCAGTGTCGAGATATAACCCACATAGGCAATGGATAACCAAGACTGTGTTGTGGTGTTCAGTAGTAAGGTCAATGGAGAGTCAGTTTCAATAAAATAAGACAGTGTAAAAAGTGGCAATGGCGGCACAAGGCTTACCCAAACAATAAAATGGAGTAAATTAACGCTTTTCAGGCGCTTCATGATGAGGTTTGAAAACGACCAAAATAATGCCGCGAACAGAATGAGCACCGCGCCCAATATCGTCGTTGACCCAGACGAGTTGATAAAAAACAAACTAAAGCCAAACGTTGCGATGCTGATCCCCACCATTTGAAAGCGATTCATGGTTTCCTTTAACAACAATACACTTAGCAAAATCGTGAAAATGACTTGGGCTTGTAGCAGCAAAGAAGCAATGCCAGCTGACGCATTTGATTCCATCGCAATAAACAGCAAGCTAAACTTAAGCACACCTAAAAATAGCCCAACACTGAGTACGTTCCATACCGACGTTTTAGGAAAAGGAATAAAGAATACTGCAGGGATCGCGACTACCAAAAAACGCAAGCCTGAAAATAAAATAGGAGGCAACTCTGCTAGGCCAAATTTAATGACCGAAAAGTTAAGCCCCCAAATTATCACTACTATTAAAGCCAATGAAATGCTTTTTACATTCACGCGCGTAAAACTCCGTTTAATTGTACTTATTACTGCTTCGGGTATCGGACTACTGATGTAAATTGTCTTCGATGCCTGAAATTCAGGTTAGCAAAGCGTTACTGCCAAAGCCGGATTCCTATCATGCCATTGAAGAGTAAATAAAGCGCTACAAATGCGTTGGTTAGTGCAAATAAAGTGGCGAGCCAGTAACTATACGTTTGCACTTGAGTGCGTGCAGTCCGTTCGCTATTGGCACAAAGTAACCTTGTGAAGATAGAGTATTGCGCTGGATAAAGAAAAATTGATAGCTATATCCGCTATCAATTTTTCGTATCAAAAGCTCAACAAGCTCTGGATGATGACTCTAAGATTAAGACTCTAGGCTTTCGTCGTCACCAAGGCCTTTGGTTAGATCTTCTAACAACTCTTTGATTTCTTCCGAGACCAAAATAAAGTCAGCATCAAGTTTAACGGCTAGATCTTCTTTCGGAATATCCGCATTCTGGTCCTTAAGTGTTTCTGCATAGCTTAAACGCTTTAACGTACCATCGTTTTGTAAAACGAATTTCACGCGCTCACGCCAATCTAATGCGAGTTTAGTCACACGCTTACCGTTTTCTAGGTGCGTTTTGATTTCGTCTGATGAAAGGTCATGTTGTTTTAACTTGACTTGAGCACCGTTGTCGTCTGGCTCTTGCAACTCAGCGTCGGTGCCTATTGCAAAGCCTTCAGGTGCACTAAACTCGGTGAGCCAGTGTGTTAGCTGTAAGTCTAAATCATAGTTTGCAAACGCAGGTACAACAGGAAGCGTGCCCAGAGATTTACGCAGTAGTGCAAGTAGTTCTTCCGCTTTATTGAAGCTGGCACTATTTACAATAACCCAACCTGATTTTTGGTCGATAAAAGCAAATTGTAGGCTCGATTTTTTGAACGCTTGAGGTAATAAAGTCGCTAGGATATTCTCTTTAATATCGTCTTTTTCTTTTTTCTTTACTGGACGGTTTTCTTGCTGCTCTATTTGCTCAATTTTTTCGGCGACCATTTCATTGACTACGGCTGCAGGAAGCACCTTTTCTTCACGCTTAGCACAAACTAAGATACTGTCTTGAGAAAAATGTGAAAGCATCTGACCATGTTTACCGAAGGCTTTTGTCCAGCCAAAAGTGGTCATGTCTTGACTACCACAAGGACGAAAAATATCCTGTTCGAGTGCTTTTTCGAAATCTTCTTGTGCGTAAGTTACATCTTGTTTGAATTTGTAGCAGATTAAGTTACTGAACCACATAGAAATATGCCCGTCTGGAATAAAATTGCGGTCATCATAGCAAAAAGGTCACAGCTTGTATTCCACTAGATGATGTTTGGTGGTGGGGGAGGTATCTTGCGCCAATACGCCACTTTGCAGCTTGGCGTATTGGACGCTTGTCGTGTACTAAACTTGGTTAGCTAAACATCGCCATTGGCTTTTGTAAGTCTTTTGGGAAGCTGATGTAGTAGGTGAGACCCTTGCCTTCTTCACTATTTACTTCGATATCCCCATTCAAGGTTTGTTTTACGAGGTTTAGGGTAATATGGGTACCAAGCCCACTGCCACCTTGATCGCGTTTGGTCGTAAAGAAGGGGTCAAACAACCGGTCTAGTTGGGCTTTACTTACGCCCTTGCCGTTGTCTTTGTAGACGATATTTACCATACCGTTGTCTTCTTTAATTTTAATATCAATTTGGCCTTGCTCTTGATTCTCAAAACCATGGATCAAAGAATTCATGATAAGGTTCGTGAATATTTGACTAATTGCTCCCGCTGGTAAGTTTAGTGTCATGTTTTCAGGGCATTCAATATTCACTTGATGATGAGTTTTCTTCAATTTTGGGTGTAATGAGCGGATCACTTCACCGAGGTATTGTTTAAAGTTAATGGTACGAATCGCTTCACTGGCCTGATCGACTGCAATTTGTTTAAAACTCGCCACGAGTTCTGAGGCGCGGTCTAAATTGGTGGTAAGTAGGCTAGCACTTTGCTTTGCTTCACTAATGAATTCTTCTAACGCTTTTGGTGATAAGGTTTTTCCGTTGTACGCCGCTTCAAGCTGATCTAAGCGCTCCTGCAAGAACGACGTCGCAGTCACGCCAATACCAACAGGAGTATTAATATCGTGCGTAATACCGGCAACAAGGCCGCCGAGTGCCGCCATTTTTTCAGAGCCCACTAAGCGCTCTTGTGCCATATTCAGCTCATCTACGTATTTCTCAAGCTCTTTTTGTTTTGTTAGTAGCTCTTCTTCTGTTTGTTTTCTTAAATCAATTTCTTCTGTGAGCGTTAACTTCTGCTTTTCTAATTCATACTTTTGTTGCTGGAGATCCATCATCGCTTGGCTAAGGTTTGAGGTCTTCCGTGCGACCTCTTGCTCCAACTGAATATTATGTTGATCAAGCTTTTCATTGCTGATCAGCAGCTCCTTTTGAGTTTGATCGAGTTTTTTCCGATATTCAGAGACCTTGTCAATCAGCTTATTAAACGCCTCTTCCATGATCTTAAGCTCGTTGCGCTCTTTGGTTCCGATATCAATCTTATGACCATCAACGTTGTCGACTTCAAAATCTTCTATTTGCTCGGTGAGATCGGTTAGCGGTTCAGTAAGTAGCTTTCTAAAGGCAATTAAAAATAGAATGATCAAGAACGTTGTCTTTATCATTGCATTGCCTATCAAAAAGTAAATTGAGATCATGATGCGACTAAAGACGACCTCTCGACTAGAGAATAGTGTCACGTCACCGACTTGCGTTGCGCGTCCCGAGAATTCAAAAATCAACGGAAAGGTGTAACCAAACAAACCGGATGGCGTATCTTCAATTATTGCTTCTTCTTGAACAAGCTGCTGACTGTAAAGTTCGTGAATATCTAACGAGCGACCGAGTTGTGAAATAATTTCCCCACTGTCATCACGTACAATAATCCCTTCGATCATAGGGATCGCGAGCAAGCCTTCTGCTGTAGTAACAGTTTGCTTTGTATTAAGTTCCCAAATAGCGCGGGTCAAGCTTCGGCTAAAGGTTTTTTGCAGCATGGTAAGTTCATTACGAATATAGTCTTTGGTATTGACGTATTCAGCAATGATTTGACCACATGTGACGACAAAGGTTAGAAGGAAGTAAACCGACAGCACATTGGTGAGCAATTTTTTTGAGAGGCTTTTTTGCAGCATGAATTAAGCTGAGCTCCTACGGTAAGTTCATCGCCTTTGAATAATCTGCTTTTAAAGTTAGCCAATAAATGGTTAAAAATAAATAATTATCTTCATTAAATATGCTTTTTAGCGCCTTACCTAGGAAAGTTTAATATGTTATAAGATAGTGGTGTCCATTGAGATTAATAGTACAAGACTGACCACCTTATGAGTTATTCCGTCTTAGTTTGCGATGATTCGGCTGTCGCCCGTAAACAAGTCATTAAAAACTTACAGAGCAAATTAGAGCTGACCTTACATCAAGCACAGAATGGTCAGCAGGCGATTGATTTGCTGAAAACTCAGCAAATAGATTTATTGTGCCTCGACTTAACCATGCCAATACTTGATGGAATTGCTGTGTTAGAAGCAATAAAAGCCAATCGAATTGAATGTTTTGTTGTGGTTATTT
This genomic interval from Pseudoalteromonas galatheae contains the following:
- a CDS encoding EamA family transporter — encoded protein: MNVKSISLALIVVIIWGLNFSVIKFGLAELPPILFSGLRFLVVAIPAVFFIPFPKTSVWNVLSVGLFLGVLKFSLLFIAMESNASAGIASLLLQAQVIFTILLSVLLLKETMNRFQMVGISIATFGFSLFFINSSGSTTILGAVLILFAALFWSFSNLIMKRLKSVNLLHFIVWVSLVPPLPLFTLSYFIETDSPLTLLLNTTTQSWLSIAYVGYISTLIAFAIWGWLLKNHKAAAVTPFALLIPIVGIIGSALLLNEQLMLMEAIGAGFILCGLTISVTGARISKIFRKPRAEVLP
- the rdgC gene encoding recombination-associated protein RdgC, yielding MWFSNLICYKFKQDVTYAQEDFEKALEQDIFRPCGSQDMTTFGWTKAFGKHGQMLSHFSQDSILVCAKREEKVLPAAVVNEMVAEKIEQIEQQENRPVKKKEKDDIKENILATLLPQAFKKSSLQFAFIDQKSGWVIVNSASFNKAEELLALLRKSLGTLPVVPAFANYDLDLQLTHWLTEFSAPEGFAIGTDAELQEPDDNGAQVKLKQHDLSSDEIKTHLENGKRVTKLALDWRERVKFVLQNDGTLKRLSYAETLKDQNADIPKEDLAVKLDADFILVSEEIKELLEDLTKGLGDDESLES
- a CDS encoding sensor histidine kinase, which produces MLQKSLSKKLLTNVLSVYFLLTFVVTCGQIIAEYVNTKDYIRNELTMLQKTFSRSLTRAIWELNTKQTVTTAEGLLAIPMIEGIIVRDDSGEIISQLGRSLDIHELYSQQLVQEEAIIEDTPSGLFGYTFPLIFEFSGRATQVGDVTLFSSREVVFSRIMISIYFLIGNAMIKTTFLIILFLIAFRKLLTEPLTDLTEQIEDFEVDNVDGHKIDIGTKERNELKIMEEAFNKLIDKVSEYRKKLDQTQKELLISNEKLDQHNIQLEQEVARKTSNLSQAMMDLQQQKYELEKQKLTLTEEIDLRKQTEEELLTKQKELEKYVDELNMAQERLVGSEKMAALGGLVAGITHDINTPVGIGVTATSFLQERLDQLEAAYNGKTLSPKALEEFISEAKQSASLLTTNLDRASELVASFKQIAVDQASEAIRTINFKQYLGEVIRSLHPKLKKTHHQVNIECPENMTLNLPAGAISQIFTNLIMNSLIHGFENQEQGQIDIKIKEDNGMVNIVYKDNGKGVSKAQLDRLFDPFFTTKRDQGGSGLGTHITLNLVKQTLNGDIEVNSEEGKGLTYYISFPKDLQKPMAMFS
- a CDS encoding response regulator, whose translation is MSYSVLVCDDSAVARKQVIKNLQSKLELTLHQAQNGQQAIDLLKTQQIDLLCLDLTMPILDGIAVLEAIKANRIECFVVVISADVQAKMKERVANLGVLGFLEKPVKAEQLLELLHQFGIR